One window from the genome of Pyrobaculum ferrireducens encodes:
- a CDS encoding peroxiredoxin codes for MTEIKGPYLGMKIPEDLCFNTDHGQKCFRDYKGKWLLLFSHPADFTPVCTTEFVAFSRKYEEFKKRGVELLGLSVDTTYSHIEWKKQIEQAFGVKVPFPIIADVDMKVASIFNAVPPGQNLTVRTVALIDPDLKLAWFAAYPYTNGRNIDEILRVIDAIQFSYKYGYATPADWKPGDPVIVPPPATAEAAEKRLKEPDIDCKYWWFCTKKYELVVKA; via the coding sequence ATGACAGAGATAAAGGGTCCATACCTCGGAATGAAGATCCCGGAGGATCTGTGCTTCAACACCGACCACGGCCAGAAGTGCTTCAGAGACTACAAGGGTAAGTGGCTGTTGCTCTTCAGCCACCCCGCCGACTTCACGCCGGTGTGCACCACGGAGTTCGTAGCGTTTAGTAGGAAGTACGAGGAGTTTAAGAAGAGGGGTGTCGAGTTGCTGGGCCTCAGCGTCGACACCACCTACAGCCACATAGAGTGGAAGAAGCAGATTGAGCAGGCCTTCGGCGTCAAGGTGCCGTTCCCGATAATCGCCGACGTGGATATGAAGGTGGCCAGCATCTTCAACGCCGTGCCGCCGGGCCAAAACCTCACTGTGAGGACCGTCGCTTTGATAGATCCCGACTTGAAACTGGCATGGTTCGCCGCCTATCCCTACACCAACGGCAGGAACATCGACGAGATACTGAGAGTCATCGACGCAATTCAGTTCTCCTACAAGTACGGCTACGCCACCCCCGCCGACTGGAAGCCCGGCGACCCGGTCATCGTGCCGCCGCCGGCGACGGCGGAGGCCGCCGAGAAGAGGCTTAAGGAGCCTGACATCGACTGTAAATACTGGTGGTTCTGTACAAAGAAGTACGAGCTAGTCGTCAAGGCCTAA
- a CDS encoding branched-chain amino acid ABC transporter permease, which yields MRPYVGLVAYLASAALVWATGRDAASYLLTTVVDISVYLLITLSLNLEAGIAGIPNFGRVLTVAFGAYIAGGVVGRAALWIAGLNYDYVADNPSAVSALARGLSQPQAALLLLMGLAASALVGAALGALTSLPARRLSADYLAITLLAFGDVAYYVGLNYEPLVGGTLGVATPPIYERLFGGGAARAIGAALVSAAVAAAAYVLLLRLDRSPFGRILRIHREDPELVSVLGRDPAVLRAWTMAIGGAVSAVAGLLYALYVGAVHPRGFERITFTFYPWLIMVMGGMGNSRGVVEGVFIFIVIYRLLDIYKYEVGAVVGFDPVWLGYILFGAMAMVIILTMPRGIRPEEVKPLAAGLATARREGQGS from the coding sequence ATGAGGCCCTACGTCGGACTCGTAGCGTATCTGGCCAGCGCCGCGCTTGTGTGGGCCACTGGACGCGACGCGGCTAGCTACCTACTCACGACAGTGGTTGACATATCTGTATATCTCCTCATAACTCTCTCACTTAACCTAGAGGCTGGCATCGCCGGCATCCCCAACTTCGGCAGGGTGCTCACCGTTGCCTTCGGCGCCTACATCGCCGGCGGCGTCGTGGGGAGAGCGGCGCTGTGGATAGCCGGCCTTAACTACGACTACGTGGCCGATAACCCCTCCGCTGTGTCTGCCCTCGCGAGAGGCTTATCACAACCCCAAGCCGCCCTCCTCCTACTCATGGGGCTGGCCGCCAGCGCCTTGGTCGGCGCGGCGCTGGGCGCCCTCACCTCTCTACCGGCGAGGAGGCTGTCGGCTGACTACCTGGCGATCACGTTGCTCGCCTTTGGCGACGTGGCTTACTACGTGGGGCTCAACTACGAGCCGCTTGTAGGCGGCACTCTAGGCGTGGCGACGCCGCCGATATACGAGAGGCTTTTTGGAGGCGGCGCCGCGAGGGCAATCGGGGCCGCGCTGGTGTCAGCCGCCGTGGCGGCCGCCGCCTACGTCCTATTACTGAGGCTGGACAGATCGCCCTTTGGCAGGATTTTGAGAATACATAGGGAAGATCCCGAACTGGTCTCTGTGCTGGGGAGGGACCCCGCGGTGCTGAGGGCGTGGACCATGGCTATCGGCGGCGCCGTGTCGGCTGTGGCGGGTCTCCTCTACGCCCTCTACGTGGGGGCCGTGCATCCGAGGGGTTTCGAGAGGATAACCTTCACCTTCTACCCGTGGCTTATAATGGTGATGGGAGGCATGGGCAACAGCCGCGGGGTGGTGGAGGGCGTGTTTATATTTATAGTGATATACCGCCTCCTCGATATATACAAATACGAAGTGGGCGCCGTGGTGGGCTTCGACCCGGTGTGGCTTGGCTACATACTGTTCGGCGCCATGGCCATGGTGATCATATTGACAATGCCCAGGGGGATACGCCCAGAGGAGGTAAAGCCCCTAGCCGCGGGGCTGGCAACCGCCAGGCGGGAGGGGCAGGGCTCATAG